Proteins co-encoded in one Petrotoga sp. 9PW.55.5.1 genomic window:
- a CDS encoding cell division FtsA domain-containing protein: MIFGLDIGTRTLVGLLAEYDEEREKIIIKHFAEIEHENRAMLDGQIHDVNKVVKGVASIKRKLEEENENKLTEVAIAIAGRFLISSVGSYSIDISEYGYLDDEITKKMELEAVKNATKKSNYSQEMFCVGYSVLYYSLDGQWIKHLEGQRGDKAKVKVLAAFLPKNVVEAIMSVLDKVGLKPIHITLEPIAATSLVVPEDLRNLNIAMVDVGAGTSDIAISDKGVIIGYGMVPLAGDEITDCISEHLLVDFKTAEKIKKQLSYQNTITYSDILDNFQEVKREEILEILSPVIDNITENIAKEIKNLNGKTPVAILVVGGGGKVPTFTEKLAKKFDLPKSRVSLKTAKNFDNIIFETKRLEGSEYVTPLGIVNVAIKKQGSVFNTVKVNGRNVNMLIIGKDMNVLQTLLQAGYAVDKLVGTPSPAIAFELDGKLQIKKGNMGEKAKIRINGIIGDLHSTIKPGDHIEIEEPKDGQPVTLKIKDIVKPIQYYLNGIPKEAYPKITKNDEKIEDLEEKIEDGDKIQTALPTIADVFKEYNEKVFFTINNLPYEVPVGTTVLKEDEILDRDYKIKNGDILKTRSENLPKIKDFLDLEIQKMKVFLNGKEVDLDKEEIIISNNGKILDLNEKISNGANYTVKKVQRDVQLIDVFSKVSLNLNEIESYELYLNDERIDSFLKKIEPGANVRLLINDQRNRD, translated from the coding sequence ATGATATTTGGACTTGATATAGGTACGCGAACATTGGTAGGCTTATTAGCAGAGTACGATGAAGAAAGAGAGAAAATAATAATAAAACATTTTGCAGAAATTGAACATGAAAATAGAGCCATGCTTGATGGTCAAATACATGATGTAAATAAAGTTGTTAAAGGTGTTGCGAGCATAAAAAGAAAATTAGAAGAAGAAAATGAAAATAAACTAACCGAAGTAGCCATAGCAATAGCTGGGAGATTTCTGATTTCTTCCGTAGGGTCATATTCTATAGATATTTCAGAGTACGGATATCTTGATGATGAAATTACTAAAAAAATGGAACTAGAAGCAGTGAAAAATGCAACTAAGAAAAGTAATTATTCTCAAGAAATGTTTTGCGTAGGATACTCAGTATTATATTACAGTCTTGATGGCCAATGGATTAAACATTTAGAAGGCCAAAGAGGCGATAAAGCTAAAGTTAAAGTTTTAGCCGCTTTCTTACCTAAAAATGTTGTCGAAGCTATTATGTCAGTATTGGATAAAGTTGGATTAAAACCAATTCATATAACTTTAGAACCTATAGCAGCTACAAGTTTAGTGGTTCCTGAGGATTTAAGAAACTTAAATATTGCAATGGTGGATGTTGGAGCTGGAACAAGCGATATAGCTATATCTGATAAAGGTGTGATAATAGGATATGGGATGGTGCCTTTGGCAGGGGATGAAATAACAGATTGTATTTCAGAACATTTACTTGTAGACTTTAAAACAGCCGAAAAGATTAAAAAGCAACTTTCATATCAGAATACAATTACTTACAGCGATATATTGGATAATTTCCAAGAAGTAAAAAGGGAAGAAATTCTTGAAATATTGTCACCGGTCATAGATAATATTACAGAAAATATTGCAAAAGAAATAAAAAATTTAAATGGTAAAACCCCAGTTGCTATTTTGGTAGTAGGGGGTGGAGGTAAAGTTCCTACCTTCACTGAAAAATTAGCTAAGAAGTTTGATTTACCAAAATCAAGAGTGTCATTAAAGACTGCAAAAAATTTTGACAACATAATATTTGAAACAAAAAGATTAGAAGGAAGTGAATACGTTACTCCTCTTGGTATCGTAAATGTTGCCATAAAAAAACAAGGTAGTGTTTTCAATACAGTGAAAGTCAATGGAAGAAATGTGAACATGCTTATAATAGGGAAAGATATGAATGTTCTGCAAACTTTACTACAAGCGGGATATGCGGTAGACAAATTAGTTGGGACTCCCTCTCCAGCAATTGCTTTCGAATTAGACGGAAAATTGCAGATAAAAAAAGGAAATATGGGAGAAAAGGCAAAAATACGGATTAACGGGATAATAGGGGATTTACATTCAACTATAAAACCTGGAGATCATATCGAGATTGAAGAGCCAAAAGACGGCCAGCCTGTTACTTTAAAAATAAAGGATATAGTAAAACCGATTCAGTACTACTTAAATGGAATTCCAAAAGAAGCATATCCAAAAATAACAAAAAATGATGAGAAAATAGAAGATTTAGAAGAAAAAATTGAAGATGGTGATAAAATTCAAACAGCACTACCTACGATTGCAGATGTATTTAAAGAGTATAACGAAAAAGTATTCTTCACAATAAACAACCTTCCTTATGAGGTCCCTGTAGGTACTACTGTATTAAAAGAAGATGAAATCCTAGATAGAGATTATAAAATAAAGAATGGAGACATTTTAAAAACCAGATCGGAAAACTTGCCGAAAATTAAGGATTTTTTGGATTTAGAAATTCAAAAAATGAAAGTATTTTTAAATGGGAAAGAAGTTGATCTGGACAAGGAAGAAATCATAATTTCAAACAATGGGAAAATATTGGATCTTAACGAAAAAATAAGTAATGGAGCAAATTATACAGTAAAAAAGGTTCAAAGAGATGTTCAATTGATTGATGTTTTTTCAAAAGTATCTTTGAATTTAAATGAAATAGAATCGTATGAACTATATCTAAATGATGAAAGAATTGATAGTTTCTTAAAAAAAATAGAACCTGGAGCGAATGTGAGGCTGTTAATAAATGATCAAAGGAATAGGGATTGA
- a CDS encoding holo-ACP synthase translates to MIKGIGIDIVKVDRINEKNIQKILSPKEKEVYESFKGEKRKKEYAAGRFAVKEAIIKCFKRFVPYSEITILNRESGEPYLDNESINFLFERFKAKGIIHITIAHEREYAVASAIFEEV, encoded by the coding sequence ATGATCAAAGGAATAGGGATTGACATTGTTAAAGTAGATAGAATAAATGAGAAAAATATTCAAAAAATTCTTTCTCCTAAAGAAAAAGAAGTTTATGAAAGTTTTAAAGGAGAAAAAAGGAAAAAGGAATACGCTGCTGGACGTTTTGCTGTTAAAGAAGCTATAATCAAATGCTTTAAAAGGTTTGTTCCTTACTCCGAGATTACTATTTTAAATAGAGAGAGTGGAGAACCTTATTTAGATAATGAATCAATAAACTTTTTGTTTGAAAGATTTAAAGCTAAAGGTATTATTCATATAACTATTGCCCATGAAAGAGAATATGCAGTAGCTTCTGCTATATTTGAAGAAGTCTAA
- the ligA gene encoding NAD-dependent DNA ligase LigA, translating to MSVPKDIKERYEKLKSEVEEHNYRYYVLASPVISDQEYDKLFKELVELEKKYPELKSSDSPTQRVGGIVLEGFQKVNHSVLMLSLDNTYNEEEILEFHKRVLKNLKKENVEYLCELKIDGVSVALRYKDGVLSQAITRGDGTVGEDITENVKTIPAIPLRLRKNVSIEVRGEIYMPKKEFVRINSEREEKGLPIFANPRNSTAGTLKLLNSSEVAKRKLNCFMYYVINPQNYNLKTQEEALNFLKEIGFRVNPNYKKAESIEEVVEFWESWNSKRKELEYEVDGIVVKVNNFEFQRLLGETVRSPRWAIAFKFKADQKETKLENIKFQVGSTGIITPVAEFVPIQLEGTIVRRASLHNFDYIKERDIRAGDYVIVKKAGGIIPQVIGPVKEKRTGEEKVVTPPKSCPVCGGKVGKIRESEVAIRCLNPSCPEKLLRSLENFVSRNAMNIQGIGPKILKRMVESKLLKDVSDLYYLNEEKIRSLGEGIGDKTVENILNQIEQSKSRELDRLINGLGVPNIGTKTAKDLANHFKTLDNLMKANFDELIEIEGIGEDIANSIIKFFSQEEVKKIIKKLKEAGVKTGQKEIKEKEGPLKGLIICQTGVLSRMTRQEFAEYVESLGAVFNENLTKRTNLLVVGENPGSKVEKAQKYGTVIMSEEEFFEKYEKN from the coding sequence TTGAGTGTTCCTAAAGACATTAAAGAAAGATATGAAAAATTAAAATCAGAGGTTGAAGAACATAATTACAGGTACTATGTATTAGCCAGTCCTGTCATCTCTGATCAAGAATATGACAAACTTTTTAAAGAATTAGTAGAATTAGAAAAAAAATATCCAGAATTAAAATCTTCTGACTCACCAACTCAAAGAGTTGGAGGAATTGTTCTTGAAGGCTTTCAAAAAGTAAATCATTCTGTACTAATGCTCTCCTTAGATAATACGTATAATGAAGAAGAAATATTGGAATTTCATAAAAGGGTTTTAAAAAATTTAAAAAAAGAAAATGTTGAGTATTTATGTGAATTGAAAATAGATGGTGTTTCTGTAGCATTAAGATATAAAGATGGAGTTTTATCCCAAGCAATTACTCGTGGGGATGGGACAGTAGGAGAAGATATTACTGAAAATGTAAAAACAATACCAGCTATTCCATTGAGGTTAAGAAAAAATGTAAGTATAGAGGTACGCGGAGAAATATACATGCCAAAAAAAGAGTTTGTAAGAATTAACTCTGAAAGGGAAGAAAAAGGGTTACCTATTTTTGCAAATCCAAGAAATTCAACAGCGGGCACCTTAAAACTCTTAAATAGCTCAGAAGTTGCGAAAAGAAAACTGAATTGTTTTATGTATTATGTAATTAATCCTCAAAATTATAATCTAAAAACCCAAGAAGAAGCTTTGAATTTTTTGAAAGAAATAGGTTTTAGAGTAAATCCTAATTATAAAAAGGCTGAAAGTATAGAAGAAGTTGTTGAATTCTGGGAAAGTTGGAACTCGAAAAGAAAAGAATTGGAATATGAAGTAGATGGAATAGTAGTAAAAGTAAATAACTTTGAATTTCAAAGGCTTTTGGGGGAAACAGTTAGATCTCCAAGATGGGCAATTGCTTTTAAATTTAAAGCTGACCAAAAAGAGACAAAGTTGGAGAATATAAAATTTCAAGTTGGAAGTACCGGGATAATAACTCCTGTAGCTGAATTTGTCCCTATTCAACTTGAAGGAACAATTGTTAGAAGGGCAAGTTTACATAACTTTGATTATATAAAAGAAAGAGATATACGTGCTGGCGATTACGTAATAGTAAAAAAAGCAGGAGGTATAATTCCTCAAGTAATAGGTCCTGTCAAAGAAAAAAGAACGGGTGAAGAAAAGGTTGTAACCCCTCCAAAATCGTGTCCAGTTTGTGGAGGAAAAGTCGGTAAGATTAGGGAATCTGAAGTTGCAATAAGGTGTTTGAATCCATCTTGTCCTGAAAAACTTTTAAGATCTTTAGAAAATTTTGTTTCAAGAAATGCTATGAATATTCAGGGAATAGGGCCTAAGATTTTAAAAAGGATGGTTGAGTCAAAATTATTAAAAGATGTTTCTGATCTTTATTATCTAAATGAAGAAAAAATTAGAAGTTTGGGAGAAGGAATCGGAGACAAAACGGTTGAGAATATTTTAAATCAAATAGAGCAATCGAAAAGTAGGGAATTAGATAGATTGATAAATGGGTTAGGGGTACCGAATATAGGTACAAAAACGGCAAAAGATTTGGCTAACCATTTCAAAACATTGGATAATCTTATGAAAGCTAATTTTGATGAACTTATTGAAATAGAGGGGATTGGAGAAGACATAGCAAATTCTATTATTAAGTTCTTTTCACAAGAAGAGGTAAAAAAAATAATTAAAAAGTTAAAAGAAGCAGGAGTAAAAACAGGACAAAAGGAAATTAAAGAAAAAGAAGGTCCACTAAAAGGATTAATTATTTGTCAGACGGGAGTACTATCGAGAATGACTAGACAAGAGTTTGCTGAATATGTTGAATCTCTAGGGGCTGTTTTTAATGAAAATTTGACTAAAAGGACTAATTTACTCGTTGTTGGTGAAAACCCAGGTTCAAAAGTAGAAAAAGCTCAAAAGTATGGAACCGTTATAATGAGCGAAGAAGAGTTTTTTGAAAAATATGAGAAAAATTAA
- a CDS encoding 6-phosphofructokinase, translating to MKRVAVLNVGGDCPGLNAVIRALIVKGANEDIEVVGVNDGFWGLVEDKLTILAKEHVSGKLPEGGIILGSSKYDPTANPNDLKKLKNNFERYQLTSLILLTGHTGAKIALKLADEGIPSIIIPATVDNDLYWTDLSVGFLTALQTVTDALDKLHSTASAGHRVVVVETGGDEAGWLATIGGMAGGADYIIIPEVGFEAQKMIENIKRRYSVGRRFSIIVVEEKVKLPDEVLNSIGDEKIRDFMRPSELLTEYIKNNLENVECRTVNLDYLQRGGTPSAFDRYLAFKFGVSAIEKVKKGKSNIALGLKGFEIVEKPYTEEILKNKEINKDIYEMAKMFF from the coding sequence GTGAAGAGAGTAGCGGTTTTAAATGTAGGCGGAGATTGTCCGGGACTTAACGCTGTAATTAGAGCATTAATTGTAAAAGGTGCTAATGAAGATATTGAAGTGGTAGGTGTGAATGATGGTTTTTGGGGATTAGTTGAAGATAAATTAACTATTTTAGCAAAGGAACATGTTTCGGGAAAATTACCAGAAGGCGGGATAATATTAGGATCTTCAAAGTATGATCCCACTGCTAACCCGAATGATTTAAAAAAATTAAAAAATAATTTTGAAAGATATCAACTTACCAGCTTGATATTATTAACAGGTCATACTGGTGCGAAAATAGCGTTAAAATTGGCAGATGAAGGTATTCCTTCAATTATTATTCCCGCAACTGTTGATAATGATCTATATTGGACGGATTTGAGCGTTGGTTTTTTAACCGCCTTACAAACAGTAACAGATGCTTTAGATAAGCTCCACTCTACTGCTAGCGCTGGACATAGAGTAGTTGTTGTAGAAACCGGCGGGGATGAAGCAGGCTGGTTAGCTACTATAGGAGGTATGGCAGGTGGTGCTGACTATATTATAATTCCTGAGGTTGGATTTGAAGCTCAAAAAATGATCGAAAATATAAAAAGAAGATATTCAGTTGGAAGACGATTCTCTATTATCGTTGTGGAAGAAAAAGTCAAACTCCCTGATGAGGTTCTAAATTCAATAGGTGATGAAAAGATTCGTGATTTTATGAGACCCTCCGAGTTATTAACAGAGTATATCAAGAACAATTTGGAAAATGTAGAATGTAGGACTGTAAATTTAGATTATTTACAAAGAGGAGGAACTCCTTCAGCTTTTGATAGATATTTAGCCTTTAAATTCGGTGTCAGTGCTATTGAAAAGGTAAAGAAAGGGAAATCAAATATCGCATTGGGATTAAAAGGCTTTGAAATAGTTGAAAAACCCTATACAGAAGAGATTTTGAAAAATAAAGAAATAAATAAAGATATTTATGAAATGGCTAAAATGTTTTTCTGA
- a CDS encoding sodium-translocating pyrophosphatase, giving the protein MGATSQLISVISGGIGIIFTFFLVFNILEKSSGNDVMQKLSKIIQIGARSFLFSEYKILFLVIILFALFLLIANSLSMALSFLLGSIFSVLAGFFGMSIATRANARTTHAARSSLKEALTISFNGGAVMGMTVTSLGLMGLGAVFFLGGGNTELMSGYAMGASFVALFARVGGGIFTKAADVGADLVGKVEANIPEDDPRNPAVIADNVGDNVGDVAGMGADLYESYVGSIFSASVLGGIAFSIKGAIFPFFVASSGLLLSILGIISVNYYIKKTKDLKPEKALHFGTYTTAFLQGIVVILLSRFFLGYYDAGLIVILGMIVGILIGIFTEYYTAKKPVKELAKSSPSGAAPLIINGLALGMESTFFPILLIGIAIVISFNFYGLFGIAISSVGMLSTLGMSLSIDAYGPIADNAGGIAEMAHLEPYVRERTDKLDAVGNTTAAMGKGFAIGSAALTALALFASYLQVTNISLVDLNNANVFTALLIGGMLPFLFSSLVMKAVGNAANLMVEEVRRQFKEIVGLMEGKADPDYGKCVKIATNGALKYMILPSLIAVIAPILVFLFLGKEAVAGMLAGTTASGVMLAIFMANSGGAWDNAKKHIEEGNYGGKGSLAHKASVIGDTVGDPLKDAAGPSINILIKLMSIVSIVIIPVLMRFFE; this is encoded by the coding sequence ATGGGTGCTACGTCACAATTGATATCTGTTATTAGTGGTGGGATTGGTATTATATTTACTTTTTTTCTGGTTTTTAATATATTAGAAAAATCAAGTGGAAATGACGTTATGCAAAAGCTTTCAAAGATTATTCAAATCGGGGCTAGATCTTTTTTATTTTCTGAATACAAGATCCTTTTTTTGGTAATAATTTTGTTCGCACTCTTCTTGTTGATAGCAAATTCTTTGTCAATGGCATTATCTTTTCTTCTCGGATCAATTTTTTCTGTTTTGGCTGGTTTTTTTGGAATGTCTATAGCAACTAGAGCGAATGCAAGAACCACTCATGCAGCACGAAGTAGCTTAAAAGAAGCTTTAACCATTTCTTTTAATGGTGGAGCCGTTATGGGAATGACCGTAACATCCCTTGGATTAATGGGGCTTGGTGCAGTCTTCTTCCTTGGCGGGGGAAACACTGAATTAATGAGTGGCTATGCAATGGGAGCTTCTTTTGTTGCCCTTTTTGCTAGAGTTGGTGGAGGAATATTTACCAAAGCAGCCGATGTCGGAGCAGATCTAGTAGGTAAGGTTGAAGCTAATATTCCAGAAGATGATCCCAGAAATCCCGCAGTTATAGCAGACAATGTTGGAGATAATGTTGGAGATGTTGCTGGAATGGGGGCGGATTTGTACGAATCATACGTGGGTTCAATATTTTCTGCTTCAGTATTGGGTGGTATAGCTTTTTCGATAAAAGGTGCAATTTTTCCATTTTTCGTTGCCTCTTCTGGTTTATTATTATCGATTCTAGGTATAATTAGCGTAAATTATTATATTAAAAAAACTAAAGACTTAAAACCTGAAAAAGCTCTGCACTTTGGTACTTATACTACAGCTTTTCTTCAAGGAATTGTAGTTATATTATTGTCTAGATTCTTTTTGGGATATTATGATGCTGGTTTGATAGTAATTTTAGGGATGATAGTAGGAATTCTTATAGGTATTTTCACAGAATATTATACTGCAAAAAAACCTGTCAAAGAATTAGCAAAAAGTTCTCCATCAGGTGCTGCGCCATTAATTATTAATGGTCTCGCATTGGGTATGGAATCTACTTTTTTTCCAATTCTTTTAATAGGGATAGCTATTGTCATATCTTTCAATTTCTATGGATTATTCGGAATAGCTATTTCATCCGTAGGAATGCTTTCTACCTTGGGAATGAGCTTATCAATAGATGCTTATGGGCCAATTGCTGATAACGCTGGTGGAATTGCTGAAATGGCTCATCTTGAACCTTATGTCAGAGAAAGAACCGATAAGTTAGACGCAGTTGGAAATACTACCGCTGCAATGGGGAAAGGCTTTGCTATTGGTTCAGCAGCTCTAACTGCACTTGCTTTATTCGCTTCTTACTTGCAAGTAACCAATATATCCTTGGTAGATCTGAATAATGCGAACGTGTTTACCGCTCTTTTGATAGGCGGAATGCTTCCATTCCTTTTTTCCTCTTTAGTAATGAAGGCTGTTGGAAATGCAGCTAATCTGATGGTAGAAGAAGTTAGAAGACAATTTAAAGAAATTGTAGGTTTAATGGAGGGAAAAGCTGATCCTGATTATGGTAAATGTGTTAAAATTGCAACCAATGGAGCCCTAAAATATATGATTTTGCCCTCTTTGATTGCTGTTATAGCCCCTATTTTGGTGTTTTTATTTTTAGGTAAAGAAGCAGTAGCCGGGATGTTAGCTGGAACTACCGCATCCGGAGTTATGTTGGCAATATTCATGGCAAACTCTGGAGGTGCTTGGGATAATGCGAAAAAACATATAGAAGAAGGAAATTATGGAGGTAAAGGTTCTTTAGCTCATAAAGCATCTGTAATTGGAGATACTGTAGGAGATCCTTTAAAAGATGCAGCAGGACCATCTATAAACATATTAATAAAACTCATGTCTATTGTTTCAATAGTTATTATTCCTGTTTTAATGAGATTTTTTGAATAA
- a CDS encoding Fur family transcriptional regulator — protein MKSTKARKDILEILERYDFPLNAEEVYEILDEDYDKSTIYRNLKKFEKDGTIKSIVFSDKIKYFYKIEGHFHFIYCIKCKKFEKFDICYSESMSQYLKEKLGYQIISHTLYFEGICKDCQKSSS, from the coding sequence ATGAAAAGTACTAAAGCCAGAAAAGATATTTTGGAAATATTAGAAAGATACGATTTCCCTCTAAATGCTGAAGAAGTTTATGAAATATTGGATGAAGATTACGACAAATCAACCATCTATAGAAACCTTAAAAAATTTGAAAAAGATGGAACGATAAAATCTATTGTTTTTTCAGATAAAATTAAATATTTTTACAAAATAGAGGGACACTTTCATTTTATTTACTGTATTAAATGTAAGAAGTTCGAAAAGTTTGATATTTGTTATTCTGAATCAATGAGTCAATACTTAAAAGAAAAGTTAGGTTACCAAATTATCAGTCACACATTATATTTTGAAGGAATATGCAAAGATTGTCAAAAAAGTAGTTCATAA
- a CDS encoding metal ABC transporter substrate-binding protein, protein MKKFSVILLLFLVSVVTFTLDVSTSILPYYYISKEIVGEKGNVNLIVPPGKSPHTYSLTPKELIPIYDSDVLIINGMGLEVFISKLSDNLYKEGLKIVEVSSYIPKEEFIFSNHSHEDDDEHETGHKDDEVFGYDPHIWLDPYLMYNYVIPSLTEEFSKLDPTSKEFYEQNAQNLINRLKLLDKYLKEKAKTISGSIFTVHNAFEYFAKRYDIPIIGVLQISPGVDPTPKQIIELTELANKEDVKAIFNEPQLSDRAVNTLAKSLNLRTGVLDPLGSNENIIDLESLYLYNLYEIIRVVNYEK, encoded by the coding sequence ATGAAAAAATTTTCCGTTATTTTATTATTATTTTTAGTTTCTGTTGTGACTTTTACGCTAGATGTTTCAACTTCTATATTGCCGTATTACTATATAAGCAAGGAAATTGTTGGAGAAAAGGGAAATGTAAATTTGATAGTTCCTCCTGGTAAAAGCCCCCACACTTATTCTTTAACTCCAAAGGAATTGATTCCTATATATGATTCCGATGTTCTTATTATAAATGGAATGGGGTTAGAAGTATTTATTTCTAAGTTATCAGATAATCTGTATAAAGAAGGATTAAAAATAGTAGAAGTTTCGAGTTATATACCAAAAGAAGAGTTTATTTTTTCAAACCATTCTCATGAAGACGACGACGAACACGAAACTGGTCACAAAGATGATGAAGTATTTGGTTATGATCCACATATTTGGCTTGATCCTTATTTGATGTATAATTATGTAATACCCTCTCTGACTGAAGAATTTTCTAAATTAGATCCAACAAGTAAAGAATTTTATGAACAAAACGCTCAAAATTTAATTAATAGATTAAAATTACTTGATAAATATTTAAAAGAGAAGGCTAAAACGATTTCTGGATCAATTTTTACAGTACATAATGCTTTTGAATATTTCGCAAAAAGATATGACATTCCTATAATCGGAGTATTACAGATTTCCCCTGGTGTTGATCCTACCCCAAAACAGATAATTGAGTTAACTGAGTTGGCTAATAAAGAGGATGTTAAAGCTATTTTTAATGAACCGCAGCTTAGTGATAGGGCAGTAAATACTCTTGCAAAAAGTTTAAATTTAAGAACAGGAGTGTTGGATCCTTTAGGTAGTAATGAAAATATTATTGATTTAGAATCTTTGTATTTATATAATTTATACGAGATAATCCGAGTTGTTAACTATGAAAAGTAA
- a CDS encoding metal ABC transporter ATP-binding protein, whose amino-acid sequence MKSNPLISVRNLNYTAENNHILMDISFDIYRKDFVGIIGPNGAGKSTLVKILVGEIENYRGKLEINGEIGYVPQYEEKEKDFPIKAYEVALMGLYKEVGLFKRFKKEHYQKVREVFDLLKIEKLYDRQVQKLSGGEYRRLMVARALVSNPDILILDEPEANIDKAGQSILYDTLKKIKNNMNISIILVSHDLNVVFKETNKVMCMNKTLHCHKNTADLSIEDLKTLYSKDFELFIHINEKMKVVSNKDD is encoded by the coding sequence ATGAAAAGTAATCCACTAATTTCTGTAAGAAATCTAAATTATACAGCGGAGAACAACCATATATTGATGGACATTTCTTTTGATATATATAGAAAAGATTTTGTAGGCATCATTGGTCCTAATGGAGCTGGTAAATCTACTTTGGTTAAAATTTTAGTAGGAGAGATTGAAAATTACAGAGGTAAGCTTGAGATAAATGGTGAAATTGGATATGTACCTCAATACGAGGAAAAAGAAAAAGATTTCCCTATAAAGGCATATGAAGTAGCTTTAATGGGCTTATATAAAGAAGTTGGATTGTTTAAAAGGTTCAAAAAAGAACATTACCAAAAAGTTAGAGAGGTTTTCGATCTCTTAAAGATTGAGAAATTATACGATAGGCAGGTACAAAAATTATCAGGTGGAGAATATAGAAGATTGATGGTTGCCAGGGCTTTGGTTTCTAATCCTGATATACTTATTTTAGATGAACCCGAGGCAAATATCGATAAAGCAGGCCAAAGTATTTTATATGACACACTCAAAAAAATTAAAAATAACATGAATATAAGTATAATTCTTGTGAGCCATGATTTAAACGTTGTTTTTAAAGAAACAAACAAAGTTATGTGTATGAATAAAACTTTACATTGCCACAAAAATACAGCTGATCTAAGTATAGAAGACTTAAAAACTTTGTATTCAAAAGATTTTGAACTATTTATACATATAAATGAAAAGATGAAGGTAGTGAGCAACAAAGATGATTGA
- a CDS encoding metal ABC transporter permease, translating into MIDIFYYPFMRYALFGAILSGFGSALLSNFIVLKKMEFISDGAAHIAFGAIALALFLGINMNLLSIIVALVFAISIHYMSKQEKIQESSIIGMLLSLSMATGIILLSFVKGYVPEVESFLFGDILMITLEDLILLSISDIFILFFIILFNKELKYYAYNQKLSKIFGVPTNIINLIFLSITSVTIVLSVKIVGIILITSLLITPGVIAKLFSKSINQMILISVIVGVSASVFGIISSYYLNIPSGPMIVVTLFTVFLISYGIKRLSFGEND; encoded by the coding sequence ATGATTGATATTTTTTACTATCCTTTTATGAGGTATGCGTTGTTTGGAGCGATTCTTTCAGGTTTTGGAAGTGCTTTACTTTCAAATTTTATAGTTCTAAAAAAAATGGAGTTTATAAGTGACGGAGCAGCACATATTGCTTTTGGAGCTATTGCTCTGGCTTTGTTTTTGGGAATTAATATGAATCTTTTATCGATAATCGTTGCATTAGTTTTTGCAATATCTATACATTATATGAGTAAGCAAGAAAAGATACAAGAAAGCAGCATTATTGGAATGTTGCTTTCTCTTTCAATGGCCACAGGCATAATTCTACTTTCTTTTGTCAAAGGGTATGTCCCGGAAGTTGAAAGTTTTTTGTTTGGAGATATTCTTATGATCACTTTGGAAGATTTAATATTATTAAGTATCTCTGATATATTTATCTTATTTTTTATAATCCTTTTTAATAAAGAGCTAAAATATTATGCCTACAATCAAAAATTGAGCAAAATATTTGGTGTTCCAACTAATATAATAAACTTGATATTTCTATCTATAACTTCTGTTACAATCGTTTTATCGGTTAAAATAGTTGGCATTATACTGATAACATCTTTGCTTATAACTCCTGGAGTAATTGCAAAACTTTTTTCAAAAAGTATAAACCAAATGATATTAATATCAGTAATAGTAGGTGTGAGTGCCTCAGTTTTTGGTATAATTTCTTCTTATTATCTAAATATTCCATCAGGACCAATGATTGTAGTAACTTTATTTACAGTATTTTTAATCTCATATGGTATAAAAAGGTTATCTTTTGGGGAAAATGATTAA